A window of Corallococcus macrosporus DSM 14697 contains these coding sequences:
- a CDS encoding ATP-binding protein, protein MSGGSVGAALLRVLQQFMSETAARRALLGALEPLGLNLDAVPASELPRLVEALEPATRQCVDPTRQPRMMAQLRTLLAPASSSAASVPEVRATTYLVRTEADASHARHAARQLCESLGGHGDECQKVATVVSELARNQISHAGGGTIQLSPQLAPRRLLRVSAEDSGQGIPDLERVLSGRYERKTGVGLGLSGVKRLADRFDVRTGPKGTQVDFEVWL, encoded by the coding sequence GTGAGTGGCGGTTCCGTGGGCGCGGCGTTGTTGCGTGTCTTGCAGCAGTTCATGTCGGAGACGGCGGCGCGGCGGGCGCTGCTCGGCGCGTTGGAGCCGCTGGGGCTGAACCTGGACGCGGTGCCCGCCTCGGAGCTGCCTCGCCTCGTCGAGGCGCTGGAGCCCGCCACCCGCCAATGCGTGGACCCCACGCGCCAGCCGCGAATGATGGCGCAGCTCCGGACGCTGCTCGCGCCCGCGTCGTCGAGCGCGGCCTCGGTGCCGGAGGTCCGGGCCACCACCTATCTGGTGCGCACGGAAGCGGATGCCAGCCACGCGCGGCACGCGGCCCGGCAATTGTGCGAGTCCCTGGGTGGGCACGGCGATGAATGCCAGAAGGTGGCCACCGTGGTGAGCGAGCTGGCGCGCAACCAGATTTCCCACGCCGGTGGCGGCACCATCCAACTGTCGCCGCAGTTGGCGCCCCGGCGCCTGCTGCGCGTCAGCGCGGAGGACTCCGGTCAGGGCATCCCCGACCTGGAGCGCGTGCTGTCGGGGCGGTACGAGCGCAAGACGGGCGTGGGGTTGGGCCTGTCGGGGGTGAAGCGGCTCGCGGACCGCTTCGACGTGCGCACCGGGCCCAAGGGCACGCAGGTGGACTTCGAGGTGTGGCTGTGA
- a CDS encoding GYF domain-containing protein: MAGNSGEDNANPGHPREAAPEHPDGGDSPVLDGVSDAELDAFVGQLRTDKRLRVRPSAQPRSREAMLSERLHRGAGRTRASSLGEEAAPPPKDAAPAVKHAWYFVMGGAAYGPHDLAEVKGHLERGAIGPDSLCWREGFGEWLPLGHIPELASVMPPPSMPAGPPPVPAGSFAPRAPRAVDVSEATTERVILDAPGPAAVVAAPVVSAPPSVDAHEAPASNGFGGTAPEAAAPAVAPEPVTAPAASASDAQDAAGVEPMPVAQPVGTHAVLATPSPEERTRRKRRLGILLAGGAIGGMSVALALGVLGGERGRGAAAPVEAAHGTGAPPPAAPRQEAAAPAPEAVAATGQGGTASGAPTSVGGTGGVSPGPSGAGVATAAAERARDTDLVREPARSPAPALSAASVDRGGRVPELTGSERTARAATGGGRTTPEERVFERPTGSLSSRDVAVAFVIGKHSVAPAPQPAPAPRPATTVAEAATAGGSEDDLGPDAEFDRMLSGPGPNATKHQKPTVYIPPDPTAPRESLDLATVFAVVHAKRAELAACGREQSAPPQEGDRAVLRLSILPSGKVESITTDTPWLRGTSLVRCMQQKIGAWTFPRHRTQGAPVVFRYEF, from the coding sequence ATGGCCGGCAACTCAGGGGAAGACAACGCCAACCCGGGACACCCCCGGGAGGCCGCCCCGGAGCACCCCGATGGGGGCGATTCGCCCGTGCTGGATGGCGTGTCGGACGCCGAGCTGGATGCCTTCGTGGGCCAGTTGCGCACGGACAAGCGCCTCCGCGTCCGGCCCTCCGCCCAGCCGCGCTCGCGCGAGGCCATGCTGTCCGAGCGGCTGCACCGGGGCGCGGGCCGGACGCGCGCGTCCAGCCTGGGCGAGGAAGCGGCGCCGCCGCCGAAGGACGCCGCGCCCGCCGTGAAGCACGCCTGGTACTTCGTCATGGGCGGCGCGGCCTACGGACCTCACGACCTCGCGGAGGTGAAGGGGCACCTCGAGCGGGGTGCGATTGGCCCGGATTCGCTGTGCTGGCGCGAGGGCTTCGGGGAGTGGCTGCCCCTGGGGCACATCCCGGAGCTCGCTTCCGTGATGCCGCCGCCGTCCATGCCGGCGGGGCCTCCGCCCGTTCCCGCCGGGTCCTTCGCCCCGCGGGCGCCGCGTGCGGTGGACGTCTCCGAGGCCACCACGGAGCGGGTGATCCTGGACGCGCCCGGCCCGGCCGCTGTCGTGGCGGCTCCGGTGGTGAGCGCACCGCCTTCCGTGGACGCCCACGAGGCTCCGGCCTCGAATGGCTTCGGTGGGACGGCTCCAGAAGCCGCGGCCCCGGCGGTCGCGCCGGAGCCCGTCACCGCGCCGGCCGCGAGCGCCAGCGACGCGCAGGACGCCGCGGGGGTGGAGCCGATGCCGGTGGCGCAGCCCGTGGGGACGCACGCGGTGCTGGCCACGCCCTCGCCCGAGGAGCGCACGCGGCGCAAGCGCCGGCTGGGAATCCTCCTGGCGGGTGGCGCCATCGGCGGCATGTCGGTGGCCCTGGCGCTGGGGGTCTTGGGCGGGGAGCGTGGCCGTGGCGCCGCCGCGCCCGTCGAGGCGGCGCATGGCACGGGTGCTCCTCCGCCCGCGGCGCCACGGCAAGAGGCCGCCGCGCCCGCGCCAGAAGCGGTCGCGGCCACGGGGCAGGGGGGCACGGCGTCTGGCGCCCCCACGTCGGTGGGCGGCACCGGCGGCGTGAGTCCGGGCCCCAGCGGCGCGGGTGTCGCCACGGCGGCGGCCGAGCGTGCGCGCGACACGGACCTGGTGCGGGAGCCCGCGCGGTCCCCTGCGCCCGCGCTGTCGGCGGCCTCGGTCGACCGCGGAGGCCGCGTGCCGGAGCTGACCGGCTCGGAGCGCACGGCGCGCGCCGCGACCGGCGGGGGGCGGACCACGCCGGAGGAGAGGGTCTTCGAGCGGCCCACGGGCAGTCTCTCCTCGCGAGACGTGGCCGTGGCGTTCGTCATCGGCAAGCACTCCGTGGCGCCCGCGCCGCAGCCGGCGCCCGCGCCGCGTCCCGCCACGACGGTGGCCGAGGCCGCGACGGCTGGCGGCTCGGAGGACGACCTGGGGCCCGACGCGGAGTTCGACCGCATGCTCTCCGGCCCGGGGCCCAACGCCACGAAGCACCAGAAGCCGACCGTCTACATCCCGCCCGACCCGACGGCGCCGCGGGAGTCACTCGACCTGGCCACCGTCTTCGCGGTGGTGCACGCGAAGCGGGCGGAGCTCGCGGCGTGCGGCCGGGAGCAGAGCGCCCCGCCACAGGAGGGGGACCGGGCGGTGCTGCGCTTGAGCATCCTGCCGAGCGGCAAGGTGGAGTCCATCACCACGGATACGCCGTGGCTGCGAGGCACGTCGCTCGTGCGTTGCATGCAGCAGAAGATTGGCGCCTGGACGTTCCCCAGGCATCGAACGCAGGGAGCGCCTGTCGTCTTCCGATACGAGTTCTGA
- a CDS encoding DUF1330 domain-containing protein, whose protein sequence is MPAYVLVEVSVHDAQTYERYKQLAPPSLEPYGGRYLVRGGPTRALEGTWEPPRFVLLEFPSVEQARAWWASPEYAAAKALRHESAHSIMLLVEGVPATTPVTETAEPSA, encoded by the coding sequence ATGCCTGCCTACGTCTTGGTCGAGGTCTCGGTGCACGATGCGCAGACCTACGAGCGGTACAAGCAGCTCGCGCCCCCGTCGCTCGAACCCTACGGGGGCCGCTACCTCGTCCGGGGCGGCCCCACCCGGGCGCTGGAAGGCACCTGGGAGCCCCCGCGCTTCGTCCTGCTGGAGTTCCCCAGCGTGGAGCAGGCCCGGGCCTGGTGGGCGTCCCCCGAGTACGCCGCCGCCAAGGCGCTCCGCCATGAGAGCGCGCACTCCATCATGCTGCTCGTGGAGGGCGTGCCCGCCACCACGCCCGTCACCGAAACCGCCGAGCCGTCGGCCTGA
- a CDS encoding M4 family metallopeptidase, which produces MTIRRTEGPKPTIRTNAASEAQQKTAAKPATIAPNVIKDGFGPAAKTTDLARAEKTLKPLPPAVGRLSLESREAQTAIQTSLAHLTPGTQSAIRNPGIIGGVQFPAFVPKSVERDSLGMTHVRLDRQHEGVKVFGEQVVSHLDAQGKVQSVTGDQNDIPAGLGTQKPKVTHSQALDIALKEFNGKPDRQPNSERVIYKDINGDYHSAYRVEVTNVDGTDNPRKMNYLVDANTGKVFEQFNAIDGYARQHGAAHSHGHSHAHGADHADHAHGADHADHAHGADHAHAAATPSPIKASATPKAEIADLATVTSKISIADDVTVDELKLDLDIDHTFKGDLSVTLTSPSGKSEVVHNRKGGSADNIKEGFDLSAFKGESAKGEWTLSVKDNARRDTGTLNGWSLSITPKETQAPQEPGEPTTKADDTSMYSGKVALETKKQADGTYTLEDGTRGKGVATYDAMNRERASGQTQIKDNNDVWGESTDPERNKAAVDAHYGGQMMYDFMKDILGRDSIDGAGEKLVSYVHVSNNYVNAYWDGEKMSYGDGDGRNSGPLTALDIAGHEIAHGLTERTAGLIYRGESGGLNEAMSDIMGAGLEWYASQKNPDVKFNWTVGETAWTPTDGDPTDGLRYMDDPTKDNYSIDNYKNYPKQTEVHGSSGIANNAFYLLTNGGTNRTSGVEVKDAIGMEKGLKIYYRALAHYMTPSTTFAQARTATINAATDLYGADSAEVAKVKESWTAVGVN; this is translated from the coding sequence ATGACGATTCGCCGCACCGAAGGTCCGAAGCCCACGATTCGCACCAACGCCGCTTCCGAGGCTCAGCAGAAGACGGCTGCCAAGCCCGCGACCATCGCGCCGAACGTCATCAAGGACGGGTTCGGTCCCGCGGCGAAGACGACGGACCTGGCCCGCGCCGAGAAGACGCTGAAGCCGCTGCCGCCCGCGGTGGGTCGCCTGTCGCTGGAGAGCCGCGAGGCCCAGACGGCCATCCAGACGTCGCTGGCGCACCTGACTCCCGGCACCCAGAGCGCCATCCGCAACCCCGGCATCATCGGCGGCGTGCAGTTCCCCGCCTTCGTCCCCAAGAGCGTGGAGCGGGACTCGCTGGGCATGACGCACGTGCGTCTGGACCGCCAGCACGAGGGCGTGAAGGTCTTCGGTGAGCAGGTCGTTTCGCACCTGGATGCCCAGGGCAAGGTGCAGAGCGTCACCGGCGACCAGAACGACATCCCCGCGGGCCTGGGCACGCAGAAGCCCAAGGTGACGCACAGCCAGGCGCTGGACATCGCGCTGAAGGAGTTCAACGGCAAGCCGGACCGCCAGCCGAACTCCGAGCGCGTCATCTACAAGGACATCAACGGCGACTACCACTCCGCCTACCGCGTGGAAGTCACCAACGTGGACGGCACGGACAACCCGCGCAAGATGAACTACCTGGTGGACGCCAACACCGGGAAGGTCTTCGAGCAGTTCAACGCCATTGACGGCTATGCCCGTCAGCACGGCGCCGCGCACAGCCACGGCCACAGCCACGCCCACGGCGCGGACCACGCCGACCACGCCCATGGCGCGGACCACGCCGACCACGCCCATGGCGCGGACCACGCGCACGCCGCCGCGACGCCCTCCCCCATCAAGGCCTCGGCCACGCCGAAGGCGGAGATCGCCGACCTGGCGACCGTCACGTCCAAGATCAGCATCGCGGACGACGTCACGGTGGACGAGCTCAAGCTGGACCTGGACATCGACCACACGTTCAAGGGCGACCTGTCGGTCACGCTGACCAGCCCCTCCGGCAAGTCCGAGGTGGTGCACAACCGCAAGGGCGGCAGCGCGGACAACATCAAGGAAGGCTTCGACCTGAGCGCCTTCAAGGGCGAGTCCGCGAAGGGCGAGTGGACGCTGAGCGTCAAGGACAACGCGCGGCGCGACACGGGCACGCTGAACGGGTGGAGCCTGAGCATCACCCCGAAGGAGACCCAGGCGCCGCAGGAGCCCGGCGAGCCCACCACGAAGGCCGACGACACGTCGATGTACAGCGGCAAGGTCGCGCTGGAGACGAAGAAGCAGGCGGACGGCACCTACACGCTCGAGGACGGCACGCGCGGCAAGGGCGTGGCGACCTACGACGCGATGAACCGCGAGCGCGCCAGCGGCCAGACGCAGATCAAGGACAACAACGACGTCTGGGGCGAGTCCACGGACCCGGAGCGCAACAAGGCCGCGGTGGACGCGCACTACGGCGGCCAGATGATGTACGACTTCATGAAGGACATCCTCGGCCGTGACTCCATCGACGGCGCGGGTGAGAAGCTGGTGTCCTACGTGCACGTGAGCAACAACTACGTGAACGCGTACTGGGACGGCGAGAAGATGAGCTACGGCGACGGCGACGGCCGCAACTCCGGTCCGCTCACCGCGCTGGACATCGCGGGCCATGAGATCGCCCACGGCCTCACCGAGCGCACCGCTGGCCTCATCTACCGCGGCGAGTCCGGTGGCCTGAACGAGGCCATGAGCGACATCATGGGCGCCGGCCTCGAGTGGTACGCGTCCCAGAAGAACCCGGACGTGAAGTTCAACTGGACGGTGGGCGAGACGGCCTGGACGCCGACGGACGGCGACCCCACGGACGGCCTGCGCTACATGGACGATCCGACGAAGGACAACTACTCGATCGACAACTACAAGAACTACCCGAAGCAGACCGAGGTGCACGGCTCCAGCGGCATCGCGAACAACGCCTTCTACCTGCTGACCAACGGCGGCACCAACCGCACGTCCGGCGTCGAGGTGAAGGACGCCATCGGCATGGAGAAGGGCCTGAAGATCTACTACCGCGCCCTGGCCCACTACATGACGCCGAGCACCACGTTCGCCCAGGCCCGCACCGCGACCATCAACGCGGCCACGGACCTGTACGGCGCGGACTCCGCCGAGGTGGCGAAGGTCAAGGAGAGCTGGACCGCCGTCGGCGTGAACTAG
- the mrtX gene encoding myxosortase MrtX, with amino-acid sequence MTQAVTTPWRPNAVQEAVGLWAVGFLAIVAAFLLWGGTSVPKLVATVGFLYLPLIPMRWRDEDYSDYGLSLRAWRQDLKLFLVLSAVVGPLFFLGFAGFVEVLPHLPPALAKHLTPLMGEARFQPRLPPRFGEWFVDQLFVVALPEEFFYRGYVQTRLRDAWPQGRKFLGGRLGPAFWLTALLFALGHLAIFQAWRLSVFFPALLFGWMRERTGTVMGAALFHAACNLYVRFLEVSFFG; translated from the coding sequence ATGACCCAGGCCGTGACGACTCCCTGGCGTCCGAACGCCGTACAGGAAGCGGTGGGGCTGTGGGCGGTGGGCTTCCTGGCCATCGTCGCCGCGTTCCTGCTGTGGGGCGGCACCAGTGTCCCCAAGCTGGTCGCCACCGTGGGCTTCCTCTACCTGCCGCTCATCCCCATGCGCTGGCGGGACGAGGACTACAGCGACTACGGCCTGTCCCTGCGCGCGTGGCGCCAGGACCTGAAGCTGTTCCTGGTGCTGTCCGCGGTGGTGGGCCCGCTCTTCTTCCTGGGCTTCGCCGGGTTCGTGGAGGTGCTGCCCCACCTGCCGCCAGCGCTCGCGAAGCACCTGACGCCGCTGATGGGCGAGGCCCGCTTCCAGCCCCGCCTGCCCCCGCGCTTCGGAGAATGGTTCGTCGACCAGCTCTTCGTCGTCGCGCTCCCCGAGGAGTTCTTCTACCGGGGCTATGTCCAGACGCGGCTGCGCGACGCCTGGCCCCAGGGCCGCAAGTTCCTGGGAGGCCGGCTGGGGCCCGCGTTCTGGCTGACGGCGCTCCTGTTCGCCCTGGGGCACCTGGCCATCTTCCAGGCCTGGCGGCTGTCCGTGTTCTTCCCGGCGCTGCTCTTCGGGTGGATGCGGGAGCGCACCGGCACCGTCATGGGCGCCGCCCTGTTCCACGCCGCCTGCAACCTCTACGTGCGGTTCCTCGAGGTTTCTTTTTTCGGCTGA
- a CDS encoding trypsin-like peptidase domain-containing protein, with the protein MSRLLPPLLLLCLAPFASAAADAGRPSRADLQRVLERHGRSVVHVKGPRKAGPGVFVGAAGQVLTSVAPVDASFTGLNATTVEHDGKSLPARVVLASQDLQVAVLAAPDGTYPAAPVKVLRDGDSLEGHWLVGVLPATKRQPARPVLARARAARAPFYDVPLALPAGSPVFDADGRLVAVVVKKHRRGCRVLPLNAVKVELASVDMP; encoded by the coding sequence ATGTCCCGCCTGCTGCCGCCGCTCCTCCTCCTCTGCCTGGCCCCCTTCGCCTCCGCCGCCGCGGACGCGGGCCGGCCCTCGCGCGCCGACCTCCAGCGGGTGCTGGAGCGGCACGGCCGCTCGGTGGTGCACGTCAAGGGGCCCCGGAAGGCGGGGCCCGGCGTCTTCGTGGGGGCCGCGGGCCAGGTCCTCACCTCCGTCGCCCCGGTGGACGCCAGCTTCACCGGATTGAATGCCACCACGGTGGAGCATGACGGGAAGTCCCTGCCCGCCCGGGTGGTGCTGGCCAGCCAGGACCTCCAGGTGGCGGTGCTCGCCGCGCCGGATGGCACCTACCCGGCCGCGCCCGTGAAGGTGCTGCGGGACGGAGACAGCCTGGAGGGCCACTGGCTGGTGGGCGTGCTCCCCGCCACGAAGCGCCAGCCCGCGCGCCCCGTCCTCGCGAGGGCGCGAGCGGCGCGGGCCCCCTTCTATGACGTCCCGCTGGCCCTGCCCGCGGGCAGCCCCGTCTTCGACGCGGACGGGCGGCTGGTGGCGGTGGTGGTGAAGAAGCACCGCCGCGGCTGCCGGGTGCTCCCGCTGAACGCGGTGAAGGTGGAGCTGGCTTCGGTGGACATGCCATGA
- the polX gene encoding DNA polymerase/3'-5' exonuclease PolX, whose product MTIPTAVDKATVAQVLRDISLLLQLQGESGFRVRAYDMAADRVAGLPQELGPLVAEGRLESLPGIGPALAEKISELVTTGRLGYLEELRAQFPPGLLELTQLPDVGPKKVARLWRELQVSGIEELERACREGRVRQLSGFGAKSEAKMLEGIAVYRRARGERKLLGEVLPVATALLERVKSAPGVVRASLGGSVRRQAETVADVDIIASAPEAGPVLDALANAPGVAAVLGKGDSKCSVRLEAGDLQVDLRVLPDEDFATALHHFTGSKAHHIRLRNLGHERGLKISEWGVHRDDGTKVRVTEESDLYALLDMQYVPPELREDTGEFEAAREGRLPEDLLTLEDVQGAVHAHSTWSDGRNSLEEMARAAQALGLKYLTVTEHSEAAIYAGGLKVDDLKRQWEEIDRVNADVPGVRLLKGIEVDILESGALDYADSVLEQLEVVIGSIHVRHGMDEDQMTRRLLAALDNPCLQILGHPTGRLINSREPYPVRMDEVLARAAERGVAVEVNGKPARLDIKAEYVRQAVKRGVRLVVSCDAHQKEDLRNLAFAVATARRGWARKGDVLNTLPADRFVTALRERR is encoded by the coding sequence GTGACCATCCCCACCGCTGTCGACAAGGCCACCGTCGCCCAGGTCCTCCGTGACATCTCCCTCCTGCTCCAGCTCCAGGGCGAGAGCGGCTTCCGCGTTCGCGCCTACGACATGGCCGCCGACCGCGTCGCCGGGCTGCCGCAGGAGCTGGGCCCCCTTGTTGCCGAGGGCCGGCTGGAGAGCCTCCCAGGCATCGGCCCCGCGCTCGCGGAGAAGATCTCCGAGCTGGTGACCACGGGCCGGCTCGGCTACCTGGAGGAGCTGCGAGCCCAGTTCCCTCCTGGCCTGCTGGAGCTGACGCAGCTTCCCGACGTGGGGCCGAAGAAGGTCGCCAGGCTCTGGCGCGAGCTCCAGGTGAGCGGCATCGAGGAGCTGGAGCGCGCCTGCCGCGAGGGCCGCGTGCGCCAGCTCAGCGGCTTCGGCGCGAAGAGCGAGGCGAAGATGCTGGAGGGCATCGCCGTGTACCGGCGCGCGCGCGGCGAGCGCAAGCTGCTGGGCGAGGTGCTCCCGGTGGCCACGGCCCTGCTGGAGCGGGTGAAGTCAGCCCCGGGCGTCGTGCGCGCCAGCCTGGGCGGCAGCGTGCGCCGGCAGGCGGAGACGGTGGCGGACGTGGACATCATCGCCTCCGCGCCAGAGGCCGGACCGGTGCTGGATGCCCTGGCGAACGCGCCCGGCGTCGCGGCGGTGCTGGGCAAGGGCGACAGCAAGTGCTCCGTGCGGCTGGAGGCCGGCGACCTCCAGGTGGACCTGCGGGTGCTGCCCGACGAGGACTTCGCCACCGCGCTGCACCACTTCACCGGCTCGAAGGCGCACCACATCCGCCTGCGCAACCTGGGGCACGAGCGAGGCCTCAAGATTTCCGAGTGGGGCGTCCACCGGGACGACGGCACCAAGGTCCGCGTCACGGAGGAGTCCGACCTCTACGCCCTGCTGGACATGCAGTACGTGCCCCCCGAGCTGCGCGAGGACACCGGCGAGTTCGAGGCCGCGCGCGAGGGCAGGCTCCCCGAGGACCTGCTCACCCTGGAGGACGTCCAGGGCGCGGTCCATGCGCACAGCACCTGGTCGGACGGGCGCAACAGCCTGGAGGAGATGGCGCGGGCGGCGCAGGCGCTGGGCCTCAAGTACCTGACCGTCACCGAGCACAGCGAGGCGGCCATCTACGCCGGCGGCCTGAAGGTGGATGACCTCAAGCGCCAGTGGGAGGAGATCGACCGCGTCAACGCGGACGTCCCCGGCGTGCGGCTGCTCAAGGGCATCGAGGTCGACATCCTGGAGTCCGGCGCGCTCGACTACGCGGACAGCGTCCTGGAGCAGTTGGAGGTCGTCATCGGCTCCATCCACGTCCGGCACGGCATGGACGAGGACCAGATGACGCGGCGGCTGCTGGCCGCGCTGGACAACCCCTGCCTCCAGATCCTGGGGCACCCCACCGGCCGGCTCATCAACAGCCGGGAGCCCTACCCCGTCCGCATGGACGAGGTGCTGGCGCGGGCCGCCGAGCGGGGCGTGGCCGTGGAGGTGAACGGCAAGCCCGCGCGGCTGGACATCAAGGCCGAGTACGTCCGGCAGGCCGTGAAGCGGGGCGTCCGTCTGGTGGTGAGCTGCGACGCGCACCAGAAGGAGGACCTGCGCAACCTGGCCTTCGCGGTGGCCACCGCGCGCCGGGGCTGGGCCCGGAAGGGGGACGTGCTCAACACGCTCCCGGCGGACCGCTTCGTCACCGCGCTGCGCGAGCGCCGGTGA
- a CDS encoding Rieske (2Fe-2S) protein, producing MTKIKLGPADFAEREMRGYEVGKRNVCIAKIHGRYKGLDDWCNHAGCLLSGGRIEDNMVVCPCHEVGFDMDTGQNATSPGVCDDQPTVQVAVEDGALVIDWPDTP from the coding sequence ATGACGAAGATCAAGCTGGGACCGGCGGATTTCGCCGAGAGGGAAATGCGGGGCTACGAGGTCGGCAAGCGCAACGTGTGTATCGCGAAGATCCACGGGCGCTACAAGGGCCTGGATGATTGGTGCAATCACGCCGGGTGCCTGCTGTCCGGCGGTCGCATCGAGGACAACATGGTCGTCTGCCCGTGTCACGAGGTCGGCTTCGACATGGACACCGGCCAAAACGCGACCTCGCCAGGGGTCTGTGACGACCAACCGACCGTGCAGGTCGCGGTCGAGGACGGCGCGCTCGTCATCGACTGGCCCGACACGCCCTGA